From the Candidatus Neomarinimicrobiota bacterium genome, one window contains:
- a CDS encoding flavodoxin yields the protein MNIGIFYGSSSGNTEKAVEKIRRRLSLPEENIHDISETEAETFENYDVIIFASSSTGTGNMQPDWAEFLNKLEEIDFSDKTVAFVGMGDQMMFPDSFLGGISYLYSLVAKKAERVIGGNWPADGYEFEHSGFFKKGNFRGLALDADNQSELTDERIERWVRQIQEELRK from the coding sequence ATGAATATCGGCATATTCTACGGATCATCAAGCGGAAATACGGAAAAGGCGGTGGAGAAAATTCGTCGAAGACTCTCCCTCCCGGAAGAAAACATTCATGATATCAGCGAAACGGAAGCCGAAACCTTTGAGAATTACGATGTCATCATCTTTGCCAGTTCAAGCACGGGGACGGGCAACATGCAGCCGGACTGGGCGGAGTTCCTGAATAAGCTGGAAGAAATCGATTTTTCCGATAAAACAGTAGCCTTTGTGGGGATGGGAGATCAGATGATGTTTCCCGACTCCTTCCTGGGCGGCATCAGTTACCTCTACAGCCTGGTAGCAAAAAAAGCGGAACGGGTCATCGGCGGGAACTGGCCGGCAGACGGCTATGAATTTGAACACTCCGGATTTTTTAAAAAGGGAAACTTCCGCGGCCTCGCCTTAGACGCAGACAACCAGTCCGAACTGACAGATGAACGGATTGAGCGCTGGGTTAGACAGATTCAGGAAGAGCTGCGGAAGTAG